In the genome of Aequorivita sp. H23M31, the window ATACGATTGAATCGTATTTTCCCAAACAGAAATTTTCAAAAAATGAAATTAGTAATATAATAAAGCTTCTATCTTATGACAAAAAGAATATCGGCGGTAAAGTTTTATTTGTGCTCTTGGAAGAAATCGGAAAACCAAAAACAGATTGCTTTGTTTCTGACTCTTTGATTTTCAATGCATTTGAGTTCTACGAAAAATCATGAAATTTTTTCATAAAATATTTTTAAGTGATTAATTTTTGAATAGTTTTATACCCAAACTTAAAAGCTTTAATTGAATGAAACGCATTATTGTTGACTATCGGAAACTGACCCCCGAAATCCTATCCTTATTGGTGGAAAAATACCCCGACGGGTATGATGACGATCACGTAATCACCTTTAAAAACGCTAAAAATGAAACGGTGGAAGCCGTGGAAGTTAGAACAGAGGAAACGATTTATTTAGTTAAGGTAAGTTCTCGACTGGAAACTTCTATGGCAAACTTTGATGAGGATGATTATGATGATGCCGATTTTCAGGAACCGATTAGTGAGATTCCTGAGAAACAAAAACTTGACGAGGAAGAGTAAAAAACTATTCGAAATAGAGAAAAGAGGCCATCGTGCCTCTTTTTTGATTTTAAATAATTGGGATAAGAGATGAGGAATTGGAAAATTCGAATTAGAAAAAATATTAAAAACTAAAATATAATTAACATTTCCATAAGTTATTCCCATTAGCCAAGCAGTTATTTTTGCTACAAATAGCACCGAATGCTTGTCTGGGGAATTTTTATTGCTTTTATAATATTTTTTCTAATATTAGATCTTGGAGTTATCAACCGTAACCCACATGAGATCAAAACCAAAGAGGCCGCCTTCTGGACGGGTGTTTGGGTAACGGTGGCAATTGGCTTTTCAGGAGTTATCTTTTGGCTCTTTCAGGAAGGCTTGGTTGAAAACCCAACTAATCTCAACCCACATCAAGCACTTATCAAATATATAACCGGGTACTTTATTGAGCTTTCCCTTAGTATAGATAATGTATTTGTAATCGCGGTTATTTTTTCATCCTTTGCCATTCCAAAAAAATACCAGCACGAAGTTCTCTTTTGGGGAATATTGGGGGCCATAGTTTTCAGGGCGTTAATGATTTTCTTCGGGGTTGCACTGATCAACAAATTTGATTGGATTATTTATGTATTTGGAGTTTTTCTTCTCTTTACCGCTTACAGAATGTTGGTCCACAAAGAAGAAGATTTTGATCCAAAGAAATCAACAATCTTCAAATTTTTAAAGAGGTTATTTCCCGTAACCTACAAAATGGAGGGAGATAAATTCTTTATCCGGCGAATGGGCATTAAAGCTGCCACACCCTTATTTGTCGCCCTGGTTGTAATAGAATTAACGGATATTCTTTTTGCTCTTGACAGTATCCCTGCCATCCTGGCCATAACCTCAGATCCTTTTATTGTTTTTAGTTCCAACATTCTTGCTATTATGGGTCTAAGGTCCATGTATTTCCTTATTTCACGAATGCTCGACAAATTCCAGTATATCAATTACAGCTTGGTAATTATATTGGCCTTTGTAGGGATTAAAATGATTCTTTCGGATGTAGTAGAATTCCACGAACTTCTTTCTCTTGGGGTCATAGCCATCTCACTTATTGGGGGTATCGTTTTTTCCTTAATTCTTTCCAAAAATAACCCTCCTAAGGGGGAGAAATAATTTTCACAAAAACCTATTAAAAGTTTGGTGCGCCTTTTCGCTCATTGTATCTTTATGTCCAATCCAAATTATAAAAAGTATGAATATTCATTTCGAGTACCACGATGTGGCGGCTAGCTCCAGATTGGAGGAGTTTATTTCCGAAAAATTGAATAAGTTGGAAAATAAATACGACTTTATAATCAGTGCTGATGTATATTTTAAAAAAGAAAATTCAAGTAATCCAGAATTGGGAAAAGTCTGCAGTGTGCGACTCGGCACCCCAGGGCCCACCGTCTTCGCCGAAATATCTTCAGGAACATTTGAAGCTTCTATTGCAAAAGTTATTACCGAACTAAGATCGCAATTACAGAAGAGAAAAGAAAAAATGAAATTACATTAATTATGAAGGAAATGGGAGTAATAGCAACCAATGAAAACCAGCTGACATTAATTTATAGCAGCAATACCCGCGTGGGCCGGTGGACGCTGAGCTATCTTGAAGGTATTGACAAACCTTATTTGGCAATTGATTTATGCAAAACTAAAGTTGCCGATACCCAATGGGTAGAAATTGCTGAAAAATTGAATGTCAGTGTTGGGGACTTAGTTGATAAAAGAGAAATGGAGATTGAGGTGGAAAACACTTCCGACCTTGATGATAACGATTGGATAAAAGTCATTCAAAAAAATGATAAGGTTATCTCTTACCCCATTGCAATTATGGGTAATAAAATAAAGCAGATCATTAATGCCCCTTCCATAATGGATTTCTTTGAAGTTGATTCAGCTGGACTTGAGCAAAGCCCGGCTGAAGGAAATACCTTGGATATTGAGAGGACAACAGATGATGAAACCTTTATAGAGGGAGGAAATATATAATTAATCCTTCGCTACAACTTCCAACGGCTGAATTTCAGGCTTTACTTTCTTGTAGAATTCCATCTGCGGACGGGTTAGAATATCATTCATGTCCGCAGTTTCCTGTTCCTGCATATCGTGGAGAAAATTGAGTTTCTCTTTACCTTTAAATTCTTCTTCTATTTTTTCTCGCTTTATAAGATATTCCTCAATCTTACTTTGAAATAAAACTTCTTGTTCCCCGCTTAAAGCAAGTTCACGATTATATTCATTGGTTATTGCAATCGCTTTCTTTTTCATTTCGGGATTTGACTGTTGAAAATAAGGATCTTGGGCAAAACTTTGAAAGCCTATTAATAATAGGGCAACAATAAATAAATTTTTCATGTTTTCTGAATTTTTATGTCACTTAAATTTAATAAGAATACAAAAGCGAAAAGATTTATTTAACTCACTTTAACTGTAAAGGGAAAGTTTTTTAAACCCATATTTTATTCACGATAACACTCCGTTTTTAAAAATCACTTGAACTCTTGTCCTAGTTAGCCGCGAGAGGAGATATTCCCATATCAACAGATTATGGGAAGTTCCTATTTTTGAGTAATAACAAGCCTAAGAAGTATAAAAAAAATCCCGATCTTTTAAAGAACGGGATTTTTCATTTTTATAAAATTATTTATTATTGACCAGCTTCTTTCTTAGCATCATCCTTCATTTTAGCATTTGGTACTATAGCAA includes:
- a CDS encoding TerC family protein: MLVWGIFIAFIIFFLILDLGVINRNPHEIKTKEAAFWTGVWVTVAIGFSGVIFWLFQEGLVENPTNLNPHQALIKYITGYFIELSLSIDNVFVIAVIFSSFAIPKKYQHEVLFWGILGAIVFRALMIFFGVALINKFDWIIYVFGVFLLFTAYRMLVHKEEDFDPKKSTIFKFLKRLFPVTYKMEGDKFFIRRMGIKAATPLFVALVVIELTDILFALDSIPAILAITSDPFIVFSSNILAIMGLRSMYFLISRMLDKFQYINYSLVIILAFVGIKMILSDVVEFHELLSLGVIAISLIGGIVFSLILSKNNPPKGEK
- a CDS encoding arsenate reductase family protein, with product MGVIATNENQLTLIYSSNTRVGRWTLSYLEGIDKPYLAIDLCKTKVADTQWVEIAEKLNVSVGDLVDKREMEIEVENTSDLDDNDWIKVIQKNDKVISYPIAIMGNKIKQIINAPSIMDFFEVDSAGLEQSPAEGNTLDIERTTDDETFIEGGNI
- the hpf gene encoding ribosome hibernation-promoting factor, HPF/YfiA family, yielding MNIHFEYHDVAASSRLEEFISEKLNKLENKYDFIISADVYFKKENSSNPELGKVCSVRLGTPGPTVFAEISSGTFEASIAKVITELRSQLQKRKEKMKLH